Proteins encoded in a region of the Bacillus sp. T3 genome:
- a CDS encoding alpha-amylase family glycosyl hydrolase: MTQAQAAEKTEESWQDESIYYVMIDRFNNGDPNNDTDVDSNDPLAYHGGDFKGVSLQLDYIKDMGFTTIALSPIFDNEGKGYHGYWINDFKKTDEHFGTLSEFKKLVNEAHKRGLKVIVEFPANSVGPNHPWLKDATKQDWFNQNQETDKEKAWVDGLPDLNQENPEVREYLIDVAKWWVNETGIDGYKLDRIQHVPASFWKDFTKELKTDNPDLFLLGDAEGINSAEGYSNTGIDGFLDYSANPVLRTGFAKPDQSLDELFTILDKNKQQFDSPNLMGTFMDNQRMVRFTHEAVVNNLHPGSRWKLALTYLFTAPGIPVVYYGSEIALEGGAGDDNRKQMDFRTDKDLVDYITKLGELRNQMPSLTKGTMEKLYSKNGMIVYKREFQGELTVIAINNTTKSQNVVIPAAKIAKDKELRGLLMDDLTKEENGKYKLILDRDEAEIYVVAQKSGLNIPYFVVMGTVYLLFFGFIVILLKRRKQKTSE; this comes from the coding sequence GTGACACAAGCTCAAGCTGCTGAAAAAACGGAAGAGAGCTGGCAGGATGAATCAATTTATTATGTAATGATTGACCGCTTTAATAATGGTGATCCGAACAATGATACGGATGTGGATTCAAACGATCCATTAGCTTATCATGGTGGTGATTTTAAAGGGGTATCACTGCAATTGGATTACATAAAGGATATGGGGTTTACAACAATTGCTCTTTCGCCAATTTTTGATAACGAGGGCAAAGGTTATCATGGCTATTGGATCAATGATTTTAAAAAGACTGATGAGCATTTTGGCACATTGTCAGAATTTAAAAAGCTTGTGAACGAAGCTCACAAACGTGGGTTAAAGGTGATCGTTGAATTCCCAGCGAATTCTGTTGGACCAAACCATCCTTGGCTAAAGGATGCCACGAAGCAGGACTGGTTTAACCAAAACCAAGAAACGGACAAAGAAAAAGCTTGGGTGGATGGCTTGCCTGATTTAAATCAAGAAAATCCAGAGGTTCGCGAGTACTTAATTGACGTGGCGAAATGGTGGGTTAATGAAACTGGAATTGACGGCTACAAGCTCGACCGTATTCAGCATGTACCGGCGAGTTTTTGGAAGGATTTTACCAAGGAACTTAAAACCGACAACCCAGACTTATTTTTACTTGGGGATGCAGAAGGAATCAATAGCGCAGAGGGTTATAGTAATACCGGCATCGATGGCTTTCTTGATTATTCAGCCAATCCTGTGCTGCGGACAGGCTTTGCCAAACCAGATCAATCACTGGATGAGCTATTTACAATTTTAGATAAAAATAAGCAGCAATTTGATTCTCCAAATTTGATGGGAACATTCATGGACAATCAGCGCATGGTACGGTTCACGCACGAAGCGGTGGTCAACAATTTGCATCCTGGCTCGCGCTGGAAGCTGGCATTAACCTATCTCTTTACAGCGCCGGGAATTCCAGTTGTGTACTATGGAAGCGAAATTGCACTTGAGGGCGGTGCAGGAGATGATAATCGAAAGCAGATGGATTTCCGAACTGATAAGGACTTAGTCGATTATATTACGAAGCTGGGGGAATTGCGTAATCAAATGCCGTCGCTCACGAAAGGAACGATGGAGAAGCTCTATTCCAAGAATGGGATGATCGTTTATAAGCGGGAGTTTCAAGGTGAACTGACTGTGATTGCGATCAACAATACCACGAAGTCGCAAAATGTCGTGATTCCAGCTGCGAAAATTGCTAAGGATAAGGAATTACGAGGCTTATTAATGGACGATTTAACGAAAGAGGAGAATGGGAAATACAAGCTCATTCTTGATCGTGATGAGGCAGAGATTTATGTGGTCGCCCAAAAAAGCGGGTTGAATATTCCTTATTTTGTTGTGATGGGCACCGTGTATTTGTTATTCTTTGGCTTTATTGTGATTTTGCTAAAAAGAAGAAAGCAAAAGACAAGTGAATAG
- a CDS encoding DUF2777 domain-containing protein produces the protein MNRQQRISLFEGQVRAFTTGIIEYINNQWVFFDDDTEEATALDEFLHQEIEVYQNHCWKKGILFEEGKVGFADDIHIFKNQDVVRIRKHLVYSLERLLEDLHDDAFIHFITTLNSLKFSIYDCIYCYNHLTFLNRSLPNSGVNFLVFDNQELICTVQHHFTYYEKRNDRFEFTLNSGKRLIIEKIS, from the coding sequence ATGAATCGACAACAGCGAATAAGCTTATTTGAAGGCCAGGTTAGAGCCTTCACAACTGGAATAATTGAATATATAAACAATCAGTGGGTTTTCTTTGATGATGATACAGAGGAAGCAACGGCGCTTGACGAGTTTCTCCATCAAGAAATTGAGGTATATCAAAATCATTGCTGGAAAAAAGGGATATTATTTGAGGAAGGGAAAGTAGGATTTGCCGATGATATTCACATTTTTAAAAATCAGGATGTAGTTCGGATTCGGAAGCATCTCGTCTATTCCTTAGAACGACTGTTAGAGGATCTTCACGATGATGCCTTTATCCATTTTATTACCACGTTAAACTCACTAAAATTTTCGATTTATGATTGTATATATTGCTACAATCACTTGACGTTTCTTAATCGTAGTCTGCCTAATAGTGGTGTTAATTTCCTGGTATTTGATAATCAGGAGCTGATTTGTACCGTCCAACACCATTTTACTTATTATGAAAAACGAAATGATCGCTTTGAATTTACTTTGAACAGTGGAAAACGATTAATTATTGAAAAAATCTCGTAA
- a CDS encoding nuclease-related domain-containing protein: protein MNERTLPLKIEFNQACLRRIYPGHPKGPLIETDIGRTEAGYYSEITLDSYLQYLPEKNYYIFKGLRLPTTRGTYFQIDSLILSPTHIPIIEAKNLSGTLDIDENCDQLIQNGEIGYENPMLQAEFQLRELRQWLIRNKFPCKNLEYLVGMMNKNCILKIIPGSEAQFRVCRGRRVIDRLNSFSAKYQDIIFPPEILRKMCKLLLKSHVQPSYDIEKCFKISRSELLPGVHCPFCWFLGMVYRNGTWHCPKCKEVSKDAHMHTLKDYFLLHGAEITNRQFREFLQLGHNSVNIASKMLNNLELPHTNAKKNRVYKLPKTLFFN, encoded by the coding sequence ATGAATGAACGGACATTGCCATTAAAAATTGAATTTAACCAAGCATGTTTAAGACGGATCTATCCTGGTCATCCTAAAGGACCATTGATTGAAACAGACATAGGACGTACTGAGGCTGGCTACTACAGCGAAATCACACTAGACTCCTACCTACAATATCTCCCCGAAAAAAATTACTACATCTTTAAAGGGTTGCGACTCCCAACCACTAGAGGCACCTACTTCCAAATCGATTCTCTCATTCTTTCTCCAACCCATATTCCCATTATAGAAGCCAAAAATTTATCCGGAACATTGGATATTGATGAAAATTGTGATCAGCTCATCCAAAATGGAGAAATCGGCTACGAAAATCCAATGCTGCAGGCTGAATTTCAACTTCGTGAATTACGCCAATGGTTAATACGGAACAAATTTCCTTGTAAGAATCTTGAGTACTTGGTTGGAATGATGAACAAGAATTGTATTTTAAAAATAATCCCTGGTTCAGAAGCTCAATTTCGAGTGTGTCGCGGCCGCCGTGTCATCGATCGACTAAATTCTTTTTCGGCAAAATATCAAGATATTATTTTTCCACCTGAAATCCTTCGCAAAATGTGTAAGCTTCTCCTAAAAAGTCATGTTCAACCAAGCTACGACATTGAGAAATGCTTTAAAATTTCCCGCTCGGAACTTTTACCTGGAGTGCATTGTCCGTTCTGCTGGTTTCTTGGAATGGTATATCGAAATGGTACGTGGCATTGCCCAAAATGCAAAGAGGTTTCGAAGGATGCACATATGCATACCTTAAAAGATTACTTTCTGTTACATGGTGCTGAAATAACAAATCGTCAATTTCGGGAGTTTTTACAGCTCGGGCATAATTCAGTGAATATCGCTTCAAAAATGCTAAATAATTTGGAGCTTCCCCACACTAATGCAAAGAAAAACCGAGTTTACAAGTTACCAAAAACATTATTTTTCAATTGA
- a CDS encoding Gmad2 immunoglobulin-like domain-containing protein — protein sequence MKKGFVWFMLAIFSLVLATPSTLGQAEEDGENMIQVENAVFRNIKVKGKNGEYVIDGEARTKNGTFYYLVEDGHYEFISETKITMKEKQQKQKWASFNIMISIPKNKLPDNGTVAIYFYEKDQNNNMIHVQATVLEQF from the coding sequence GTGAAAAAAGGTTTCGTATGGTTTATGCTCGCAATATTTAGTCTAGTTTTAGCAACACCATCTACTCTTGGTCAGGCGGAGGAAGATGGAGAGAACATGATTCAGGTTGAAAATGCCGTCTTCCGAAACATTAAGGTGAAGGGCAAAAATGGAGAATATGTGATTGACGGAGAAGCGAGAACAAAGAATGGCACGTTTTACTATTTAGTTGAAGACGGGCATTATGAGTTTATATCTGAAACGAAAATAACAATGAAAGAAAAGCAACAGAAACAGAAATGGGCAAGCTTCAATATTATGATTAGCATCCCCAAAAATAAACTGCCGGACAACGGTACTGTTGCGATTTATTTTTATGAAAAAGATCAAAACAACAATATGATACATGTCCAAGCAACTGTTCTCGAACAATTTTAA
- a CDS encoding S1 RNA-binding domain-containing protein: MPLSENVGHVLELTVTRESEFGYFLTDGTEDVLMHKNEANKHYGLDETVEVFLYTDSRGRIAATDTIPFVTVGKYEWVKVTDVQPGLGIFLDMGIQKELLLGEEDLPAHKSVWPTVGDLLYVTIRVNKNQRLYAKLATDPIMEEKAVEATEKDFNKNVHGYIYRTAKVGSWLFTAEGYKGFIHESQRLTEPRLGQKVEGRVIDVKVDGTINVSLLPRKQDQLDTDSERIYEYLESRNGAMPYSDKSLPEDIAERFNLSKGAFKRALGKLMKDGRVYQEDRWTYIKKEEGDSE, encoded by the coding sequence ATGCCTTTATCAGAAAATGTAGGACATGTATTAGAATTAACTGTAACACGGGAATCGGAATTTGGTTACTTTTTAACTGATGGTACGGAAGATGTGTTAATGCATAAAAATGAAGCAAACAAGCATTATGGATTGGATGAAACGGTCGAGGTTTTTCTTTATACAGATTCTAGAGGCCGCATTGCCGCAACCGATACGATTCCTTTCGTAACAGTCGGAAAGTACGAATGGGTGAAGGTGACCGATGTTCAGCCAGGATTGGGGATCTTCCTAGATATGGGTATCCAAAAGGAACTGTTGTTAGGTGAGGAGGACTTACCGGCACATAAATCCGTTTGGCCAACAGTTGGCGACCTATTGTATGTAACCATTCGGGTTAATAAAAATCAGCGGCTTTATGCTAAACTGGCAACCGACCCGATTATGGAGGAAAAAGCTGTCGAGGCAACCGAAAAGGATTTCAACAAAAATGTCCATGGCTATATTTATCGCACGGCAAAGGTTGGCAGCTGGTTATTTACGGCTGAAGGCTACAAGGGCTTTATCCATGAGTCACAGCGCTTAACTGAGCCGCGTCTTGGTCAAAAAGTAGAAGGAAGAGTCATTGATGTCAAAGTGGATGGAACGATTAATGTATCCTTGCTGCCCCGTAAACAGGACCAATTGGATACAGATTCTGAGCGCATTTACGAATACTTAGAATCACGTAATGGGGCGATGCCTTATAGTGATAAGAGCTTACCAGAGGACATCGCGGAGCGTTTCAATTTAAGTAAAGGTGCATTTAAACGGGCGTTAGGAAAATTAATGAAGGACGGTCGCGTGTATCAGGAAGATCGTTGGACCTATATTAAGAAAGAAGAGGGAGACTCTGAATGA
- a CDS encoding DUF3941 domain-containing protein: MPHTSDNDKKAQDNNALRHEKNMMREKNRKAGKNQYSKKTDHL, encoded by the coding sequence ATGCCTCATACATCGGATAATGATAAGAAAGCCCAAGACAATAATGCACTGCGCCATGAAAAAAACATGATGCGTGAAAAAAATCGCAAAGCAGGGAAGAATCAATACTCTAAGAAAACAGATCATCTATAA
- a CDS encoding DegV family protein yields the protein MALTIITDSGADLPISYYEKNHVVLLPLKVQLDDKEYDDHLEIEPATVYQAIRSGQYPKTSQVPPNRFEELFTEMAQNKQDGIYIAFSSQLSGTYATAVMILNQVKDEYPDFNLTILDTKCASLGQGLVVMEAVQLASSGISKEEILARLQFRSQHTESLVTVNDLDYLAKGGRVSKASAFVGGLLNIKPIINMEDGKLIPIEKIRGKKKVFHRLIQLMQERGDHLDQQIVGISHADNAETAQEVKAMIESEFHPDFITITDIGSAIGAHTGPGTIAIFFLNKMPS from the coding sequence ATGGCATTAACAATCATTACTGACAGTGGTGCAGATTTACCAATTAGTTATTACGAAAAGAACCATGTTGTTTTATTGCCATTAAAGGTTCAGCTAGATGATAAGGAGTACGATGATCATTTAGAAATTGAGCCTGCAACCGTATACCAAGCAATCCGCTCAGGACAATATCCAAAAACCTCTCAGGTCCCTCCTAATCGCTTTGAGGAATTATTTACAGAAATGGCCCAGAACAAGCAGGATGGAATTTATATTGCCTTCTCCTCTCAGTTATCTGGTACTTATGCAACTGCTGTAATGATCCTAAATCAAGTGAAAGATGAGTATCCTGATTTTAATTTGACCATTCTTGATACGAAATGCGCCTCACTTGGCCAAGGTTTAGTTGTGATGGAGGCAGTTCAGTTAGCTTCATCAGGCATTTCAAAGGAAGAAATACTTGCGAGACTACAATTTCGTTCCCAACATACTGAAAGTTTAGTAACCGTAAATGATTTGGATTATTTAGCCAAGGGCGGACGAGTCTCGAAAGCCTCTGCATTTGTTGGCGGACTCTTAAACATTAAACCCATCATCAATATGGAAGACGGAAAGCTCATTCCGATTGAAAAAATTCGCGGTAAAAAGAAGGTTTTTCACCGTCTGATACAATTGATGCAGGAACGCGGCGACCATTTGGATCAGCAGATCGTTGGCATTAGCCATGCTGATAATGCAGAAACCGCTCAGGAAGTGAAAGCCATGATTGAATCGGAATTTCATCCTGACTTCATCACCATTACGGATATCGGCTCAGCGATTGGGGCTCATACCGGACCAGGAACCATTGCTATCTTCTTTTTAAATAAGATGCCTTCTTAA
- a CDS encoding YisL family protein encodes MVHAHITAWFLALVFFFIAVGLQKSGKEKGAKIVKMILRLFYVLIILTGGMLLTMWSMHLLKAAVGIWVIGGMEMVLAKVGKGKKATGAWVQLVIALIVVLYLGFSLPIGFDFF; translated from the coding sequence GTGGTTCACGCACATATTACTGCCTGGTTTCTAGCTTTAGTCTTCTTCTTTATTGCAGTAGGACTTCAAAAAAGCGGAAAAGAAAAGGGCGCTAAAATTGTAAAAATGATTTTGAGATTGTTTTACGTACTAATTATCCTCACCGGCGGAATGCTATTAACTATGTGGAGTATGCACCTACTAAAAGCTGCAGTTGGTATTTGGGTAATCGGCGGAATGGAAATGGTTCTTGCAAAGGTCGGGAAAGGTAAGAAAGCAACTGGAGCTTGGGTACAATTGGTTATCGCTTTAATCGTTGTTCTTTATCTTGGCTTCTCCTTACCGATTGGCTTTGACTTTTTTTAA
- a CDS encoding DUF418 domain-containing protein, whose translation MAWNSDVEIRNERILSIDIIRGFSILGIFLVNMMSFHSPLLYLDPLQWWDHPIDRITYILIDIFAQASFYPLFSMLFGYSMVLLLEKVQLRGQHFYRILVRRLLALLLFGIVHAFFIWHGDILIQYALLGFVLLPFLKLSGRSLFIAGISFYTVPVLLITMVLFFTSTVSPSLYDGEAVAQSIAIYQQGSFLDVTQQRAIDWMETNNLENGPFLFISIFPLFLIGVGMAKLKWIQHHKVYRKRLLCMLISTLVLGLSLKELPYLVDGALYAEYVQDSVGGVSLAFFYGALLILVSEKTKWLNSLALIGKMSISHYLFQSLVSSMIFYGYGFGLYGKVSLFSGTILVFVIFSLQIVLSRIWLKYFTFGPVEWLWRTVTYWKKVKLRKRVD comes from the coding sequence ATGGCATGGAACTCAGATGTTGAGATAAGGAATGAACGCATTCTTTCCATAGATATCATCAGAGGCTTTTCAATCTTAGGAATCTTCTTAGTAAATATGATGTCATTTCACTCTCCGCTTTTGTATCTTGATCCACTACAATGGTGGGATCACCCAATCGACAGAATCACTTATATCTTGATTGATATTTTTGCGCAAGCAAGCTTTTATCCGTTGTTTTCCATGTTATTTGGTTATAGCATGGTCCTTCTTTTGGAAAAAGTACAACTTCGCGGTCAGCATTTTTATCGTATATTGGTGAGAAGGTTGCTTGCGTTGCTGTTATTCGGTATCGTTCACGCTTTTTTTATTTGGCACGGAGATATTTTGATTCAATATGCGCTTCTTGGCTTTGTTTTACTTCCTTTCCTCAAGCTTTCCGGGAGAAGTCTGTTTATAGCAGGAATTTCCTTTTATACCGTTCCAGTCTTACTCATTACGATGGTGCTATTTTTTACTTCAACTGTTTCACCGAGTTTGTATGATGGGGAAGCAGTAGCACAGTCAATCGCCATATACCAGCAAGGGTCTTTTTTGGACGTAACACAGCAACGAGCTATTGATTGGATGGAGACGAACAATTTAGAAAATGGTCCATTTTTGTTTATTTCTATTTTTCCATTGTTTCTAATTGGTGTAGGAATGGCCAAGCTGAAGTGGATTCAACATCATAAAGTGTATCGTAAAAGACTGTTGTGTATGTTAATTAGCACACTTGTATTGGGGCTCAGCTTAAAAGAGTTACCTTATTTAGTAGACGGAGCGTTGTATGCAGAATATGTTCAAGATAGTGTAGGGGGAGTTAGTTTAGCCTTTTTTTATGGAGCACTTCTGATTTTAGTAAGTGAAAAAACAAAATGGCTGAATTCGCTGGCGCTGATAGGAAAAATGTCAATCAGTCATTATCTTTTTCAATCGCTCGTGTCTAGCATGATTTTTTACGGTTATGGTTTTGGCTTATATGGAAAAGTATCACTGTTTAGTGGAACGATCCTCGTTTTTGTAATTTTCTCACTCCAAATCGTTTTAAGTCGAATTTGGTTAAAATATTTTACGTTTGGACCTGTTGAATGGCTCTGGAGGACTGTTACCTATTGGAAGAAGGTTAAGCTTCGAAAAAGGGTAGATTAA
- a CDS encoding YajQ family cyclic di-GMP-binding protein, with protein MAAKDSSFDIVSQVDFSEVTNAVTATMKEIKTRYDFKGSKSDVTLDKEDLVLVSDDEYKLDQLKDVLFSKLIKRGVPIKNLDYGKLEGASGGTVRQRAKLVQGIDKDNAKKINALIKNSGLKVKSQVQDDQIRVTAKSRDDLQKIIAAVKEADLTVDVQFTNYR; from the coding sequence ATGGCAGCAAAAGACAGTTCATTTGATATTGTATCCCAAGTTGACTTTTCTGAAGTCACAAATGCCGTTACGGCAACCATGAAAGAAATTAAAACACGCTACGACTTTAAAGGCAGCAAAAGCGATGTCACCCTTGATAAAGAAGACCTTGTGCTTGTTTCCGACGATGAGTATAAGCTAGATCAGTTAAAAGACGTTCTTTTCAGCAAACTAATCAAGCGTGGTGTTCCAATCAAGAACCTTGATTATGGTAAATTAGAGGGTGCATCAGGCGGTACCGTCCGTCAACGGGCCAAACTTGTTCAAGGAATCGATAAAGACAACGCCAAAAAAATTAATGCGTTAATCAAAAACAGCGGTTTAAAAGTAAAAAGCCAAGTTCAAGACGATCAAATTCGTGTCACTGCAAAAAGCCGTGACGATTTGCAAAAAATCATCGCAGCCGTTAAGGAAGCTGATTTAACTGTCGATGTTCAATTTACGAATTACCGCTAA
- a CDS encoding DUF3813 domain-containing protein, translating to MGNRLFQEARKFVNIAKSASGDEKQQATSRAKNALNSAFANSTVAEQEQLRQLQSELESYSN from the coding sequence ATGGGTAATCGATTATTTCAAGAAGCCCGTAAATTTGTCAACATCGCCAAGTCAGCGTCAGGGGACGAAAAGCAACAGGCTACTAGTCGAGCGAAAAATGCTTTAAACTCCGCCTTTGCAAATTCCACCGTGGCTGAACAAGAGCAGCTTAGACAACTACAAAGTGAGCTTGAGAGTTACAGTAACTAG
- a CDS encoding YitT family protein: protein MVVMELKKFIVVIFGALLNALALNFFLIPANVYSSGFSGAAQLISRIMTDYTPFTLSTGVLLFLLNIPVTIIGWKKVGRSFTIYSFCSVLLMSFFLEMIPIKQVSKDILLNAVFGGVISAVGVGFTLKWGASTGGMDIVAMLLSRMKDKPVGTYIFTLNSVIILIAGLLFGWEKALYTLVTLYVTTRVIDTIHTRHVKLTAMIITKKPEDLKKAIQAKLVRGITTINVKGGFTNEPKEMLMTVITRYELFDLERIIKEVDPGAFTNIIQTTGIFGFFRKD from the coding sequence ATGGTCGTTATGGAACTAAAAAAATTCATAGTCGTCATCTTTGGAGCTTTGTTGAATGCCCTTGCGTTAAACTTCTTCCTCATTCCCGCTAATGTGTATTCAAGCGGGTTTAGTGGTGCGGCTCAATTAATATCAAGAATCATGACAGATTACACCCCATTCACCCTTTCCACTGGTGTTTTACTTTTCTTGTTAAATATTCCCGTTACGATTATTGGCTGGAAAAAGGTAGGCAGATCTTTTACAATTTATAGTTTTTGTAGTGTGTTATTGATGTCCTTTTTTCTAGAAATGATTCCAATAAAACAGGTATCAAAAGACATTTTATTGAATGCTGTTTTCGGTGGGGTCATCTCAGCTGTTGGAGTAGGATTTACCCTAAAATGGGGTGCGTCGACCGGAGGTATGGATATTGTTGCGATGCTCCTTTCTAGAATGAAGGATAAACCGGTTGGAACATATATCTTCACCTTGAACTCCGTTATTATCTTAATCGCTGGTTTATTGTTCGGTTGGGAGAAGGCCCTTTATACATTGGTCACTTTGTACGTTACTACTAGGGTAATTGATACGATCCATACGAGGCATGTAAAGTTGACGGCTATGATTATTACTAAAAAGCCTGAGGATTTGAAAAAGGCAATTCAGGCGAAGCTTGTTCGCGGCATCACCACAATCAATGTCAAAGGCGGGTTTACCAATGAGCCAAAAGAAATGCTGATGACGGTCATCACCCGATATGAGCTTTTTGATTTAGAAAGAATAATAAAAGAGGTCGACCCAGGTGCATTTACAAATATAATTCAAACAACAGGGATTTTTGGATTTTTTCGTAAAGACTAA
- a CDS encoding long-chain-fatty-acid--CoA ligase, whose translation MNVPLVLTSFLDRAVSLFGTKPALISDDRVFTYDDINKRVNKLSHGLRDLGVQKGDRVAYLAPNSVEMYEGFYGIYQLGAIMVPLNTRLKPEDYLFILNHSESKVLFVDQDLYSLIVPIKDKLETVESIIVHYKEKDTPELDYDAWLENQSDLPIERAELDENDVASLLYTSGTTGNPKGVMLTHRNNYLHALSAQHHLRVNDTDVLLHILPMFHVNGWGSPFYYTSNGATQVFLRKANAESIWGEILKHKVSVMHMAPTVLNSLIQYYEKNVPEVEQDIRVVIAGSAPPPAFITRVEEELGWEFIQVYGMTELSPFATVSTIRSHLQHLPKKDKYRLKAKAGYPQMGVEVKIVDDLGEEVPHDGQSIGEVVVKSHGVMLGYWKNEEETMKTIRNGYLHTGDMGTIDEYGYVDIVDRKKDIIISGGENISSIEVEGALYEHPSILEAAVIAVPHEKWGETPHAFVVVKEGNSLTEKEVIAFSREKLAHFKAVTGVTFVAELPKTASGKIQKIHLRNDYWQEKTGEENVKRFVN comes from the coding sequence ACATAAACAAAAGGGTAAATAAATTATCCCATGGCTTAAGAGATCTTGGCGTGCAAAAAGGAGATCGTGTTGCCTATTTAGCTCCAAATAGCGTGGAAATGTACGAGGGCTTCTACGGCATTTATCAATTGGGTGCCATTATGGTTCCGTTAAATACCCGACTAAAACCAGAAGATTACTTATTTATTTTAAATCATAGTGAATCTAAAGTACTTTTCGTTGATCAGGATCTTTACAGCTTAATTGTTCCAATTAAGGACAAGCTCGAAACAGTCGAATCCATCATTGTGCACTACAAAGAAAAGGATACTCCTGAATTAGATTATGATGCTTGGTTAGAAAATCAATCAGATCTTCCAATTGAGCGAGCAGAATTAGATGAAAACGATGTTGCCAGCTTACTTTACACAAGCGGTACAACAGGGAATCCAAAAGGGGTTATGTTAACTCATCGTAATAACTATTTACACGCATTAAGCGCTCAGCACCATTTACGTGTAAATGACACTGATGTTTTATTGCATATTCTACCAATGTTCCATGTTAACGGGTGGGGATCGCCTTTCTATTACACTTCCAATGGGGCTACTCAAGTTTTCTTGAGAAAAGCAAATGCTGAGTCAATCTGGGGAGAAATTTTAAAGCATAAAGTATCCGTAATGCATATGGCTCCAACTGTTCTTAATAGCTTAATTCAATATTATGAGAAGAATGTACCTGAAGTAGAGCAGGATATTCGAGTTGTGATTGCAGGCTCTGCGCCACCACCAGCCTTCATTACAAGAGTAGAAGAGGAGCTAGGCTGGGAGTTTATTCAAGTATATGGTATGACGGAACTCTCACCGTTTGCGACTGTATCAACAATTCGTTCACATCTTCAGCATTTACCAAAGAAGGACAAATATCGCTTAAAAGCAAAAGCGGGATATCCTCAAATGGGTGTTGAGGTTAAGATCGTGGATGATTTGGGTGAAGAGGTTCCTCATGATGGTCAGTCAATTGGTGAAGTTGTTGTAAAAAGTCATGGGGTTATGCTCGGGTATTGGAAAAATGAAGAGGAAACGATGAAAACCATCCGTAATGGTTATCTTCATACTGGAGATATGGGGACGATTGATGAATATGGTTACGTGGATATCGTCGACCGTAAAAAAGATATCATCATTTCTGGTGGTGAAAATATTTCTTCCATTGAAGTAGAAGGCGCACTTTATGAGCACCCATCGATCCTTGAGGCAGCGGTCATTGCCGTACCACATGAAAAATGGGGAGAAACTCCGCACGCATTTGTTGTCGTAAAAGAGGGTAATAGTTTAACAGAGAAAGAAGTAATCGCGTTCTCTAGAGAAAAGTTAGCTCATTTTAAAGCGGTTACAGGTGTTACGTTCGTTGCAGAATTACCAAAAACCGCCTCAGGTAAAATTCAAAAAATCCATCTTAGAAACGATTATTGGCAAGAAAAGACAGGTGAAGAAAACGTTAAACGTTTTGTAAACTAA